A stretch of the Neofelis nebulosa isolate mNeoNeb1 chromosome 1, mNeoNeb1.pri, whole genome shotgun sequence genome encodes the following:
- the IL6ST gene encoding interleukin-6 receptor subunit beta isoform X2 translates to MVKDSGVTGVKKPVGSHMKTVIYIISLGPSKAPSFWYKIEPSHTHSYRSVQLIWKTLPPFEANGKILDYEVTLIRWKSRLQNYTVNDTKWTVNLTNDRYIATLTARNLVGKSDAAVLTIPAYNFQATRPVTDLKAFPKDNMLWVEWTAPNESVNKYILEWCVLSDKSPCIPDWQQEDGTVHRTFLRGNLAESKCYLITVTPVYTDGPGSPESIKAYLKQAPPSKGPTVRTKKVGKNEAVLEWDQLPVDVQNGFIRNYTIFYRTIIGNETAVNVDSSHTEYTLSSLTSDTLYMVRMAAYTDEGGKDGPEFTFTTPKFAQGEIEAIVVPVCLAFLLTTLLGVLFCFNKRDLIKKHIWPNVPDPSKSHIAQWSPHTPPRHNFNSKDQIYSDGNFTDVSVVEIEAANDKKPFPEDLKSLDLFKKEKISTEGHSSGIGGSSCMSSSRPSISSSDENESAQNTSGTVQYSTVVHSGYRHQVPSVQVFSRSESTQPLLDSEERPEDLQLVDNTDSSVGNLPRQQYFKQNCSQRETSPDISHFERSKQVSSVNEEDFVRLKQQISDISQSCGSGQMKMFQEISVADAFGLHTEGQVERFETVGMEAAVDEGMSKSYLPQTVRRGGYMPQ, encoded by the exons ATGGTAAAGGATTCTGGAGTGACTGGAGTGAAGAAGCCAGTGGGATCACATATGAAGACAGTAA tttatatcaTTTCTTTAGGACCATCCAAGGCACCAAGTTTCTGGTATAAGATAGAGCCATCCCATACTCACAGCTATAGATCTGTGCAACTCATAtggaag ACATTGCCTCCTTTTGAAGCCAATGGAAAAATTTTGGATTATGAAGTGACTCTCATAAGATGGAAATCACGTTTACAGAATTATACAGTGAATGACACAAAATGGACAGTAAACCTCACAAATGATCGTTACATAGCAACTCTGACAGCAAGAAATCTGGTTGGCAaatcagatgcagctgttttaaCTATCCCTGCCTATAACTTTCAAG ctacTCGCCCGGTCACGGATCTTAAAGCATTTCCCAAAGATAATATGCTTTGGGTAGAATGGACTGCTCCAAATGAATCTGTAAACAAGTATATACTTGAGTGGTGTGTATTATCAGATAAATCGCCGTGCATCCCAGACTGGCAACAAGAAGATGGCACTGTACATCGCACCTTTCTAAGAG gGAACCTAGCAGAGAGCAAATGTTATTTGATAACAGTTACTCCAGTATATACTGATGGACCAGGAAGCCCTGAGTCTATAAAGGCATACCTTAAACAAGCTC cACCTTCCAAAGGACCTACTGTTCGGAcaaaaaaagtggggaaaaatgaAGCTGTCTTAGAGTGGGACCAACTTCCTGTTGATGTTCAGAACGGATTTATCCGaaattatactatattttatagaACCATCATTGGAAATGAAACTG CTGTGAATGTGGATTCCTCCCACACAGAATATACACTGTCCTCTTTGACCAGTGACACCTTGTACATGGTACGAATGGCAGCATACACAGACGAAGGTGGAAAGGATGGCCCAGAATTCACTTTTACTACACCGAAGTTTG CTCAAGGAGAAATTGAAGCCATAGTTGTTCCTGTTTGCCTAGCATTTCTATTGACAACCCTTTTGGGAGTATTGTTCTGCTTTAATAAGCGAGACCT aatTAAAAAACATATCTGGCCTAATGTTCCAGATCCTTCAAAGAGTCATATTGCCCAGTGGTCACCTCATACACCTCCTAGG cataattttaattcaaaagatCAGATTTACTCAGATGGCAATTTCACTGATGTAAGTGTCGTGGAGATAGAAGCAGCAAATGACAAAAAGCCTTTTCCAGAAGATCTGAAATCACTGGACTtattcaagaaggaaaaaatcagtaCTGAAGGACACAGCAGTGGTATTGGAGGTTCATCGTGCATGTCCTCCTCTAGGCCAAGCATTTCTAGCAGTGATGAAAATGAGTCTGCCCAGAACACTTCAGGCACCGTCCAGTATTCCACAGTGGTGCACAGTGGCTACAGACACCAGGTTCCATCGGTCCAAGTCTTCTCAAGATCCGAGTCCACCCAGCCCTTGTTAGATTCTGAAGAACGGCCAGAAGATCTACAGCTGGTAGATAACACAGATAGCAGTGTTGGCAATTTGCCCAGGCAACAGTATTTCAAACAAAACTGCAGTCAACGTGAAACCAGTCCAgatatttcacattttgaaaGGTCAAAGCAAGTTTCGTCAGTCAATGAAGAAGATTTTGTTAGACTCAAACAGCAGATTTCAGATATTTCACAGTCCTGTGGATCTGggcaaatgaaaatgtttcaagaaATTTCTGTAGCAGATGCTTTTGGTCTACATACTGAGGGACAGGTAGAGAGATTTGAAACAGTTGGGATGGAGGCTGCAGTTGATGAAGGAATGTCTAAAAGCTACTTACCACAAACTGTCAGACGAGGTGGCTACATGCCTCAGTGA